atatatatatatatatatatatatatatatatatatatatagagagagagagagagagagagagagagagagagagagagagagagagagagagagagagagaagagagagagagagagagagagagagagagagagagagagagagagacagagagagagagagggtgagagagagagagagagagagagagagatttatatatatatatatatatatatatatatatatatatatatatatatatatatatgtatatatatatatatatatatatatatatatatatgtatacatatatacgtatatacatgtatatacatgtatatacatgtacatatatgtatatatgtatatatgtgtatatatgtatatatgtatatatgtatgtatatatatatatatatatatatatatatatatatatatatatatatatatatatatatatatatatgtgtgtgtgtgtgtgtgtgtgtgtgtgtgtgtttatatttatatatacatatgtatatatgcctatatatatatatatatatatatatatatatatatatatatatatatgtgtgtgtgtgtgtgtgtgtgtgtgtgtgtgtgtgtgtgtgtgtatgtgtgtaagtgtgtgtgtgtgtgtgtgtgtgtgtgtgtgtgtgtgtgtgtgtgtgtgtgtgtgtgtgtgtgtgtgtgtgtgtgtgtgtgtgtgtgtacatatatatagtatataatatatgtatatgtatatgtgtatatatacatatatatatatatatatatatatatatatatgtatatatacatatcttcacatataaatataaacccacacacacacacacacacacacacacacacacacacacacacacacacacacacacacacacacgcacacgcacacgcacacgcacacgcacacgcacacgcacacgcacacacgcgcacacacacacacacacacacacacacacacacacacacacacacacacacacacacacacacacacacacacacacacacacacacatacatatacatatacatatatgtatatatatatatatatatatatatatatatatatatatatattcgtttatttatttatgctaatatatatatatatatatatatatatatatatatatatatatatatatatatatatatatattcacatatatttatatatatcaaaatatacaattatatatttatatatattgaattttttttatatacatcgtattatatatattcatatatatatatatatatatatatatatatatatatatatatatatatatatatatatatacattcctattatctatctatctatctatctacttatctatctatttatatacatccattcatacaattatatacttatctatctatctacctacctacctatgtatctatctatctatctatatgtgtgtatgtatgtgtgtatgtgtgtatgtgtgtatgtgtgtatgtgtgtgtgtgtgtgtgtgtgtgtgtgtgtgtgtgtgtgtgtgtgtgtgtgtgtgtgtgtgtgtgtgtacatatatatatatatatatatatatatatatatatatatatatatatatatatatatatataaataatcggGCATAATCATAAACTGAAATGCGCAAACTCCTAAGTTGAGACTACAAAAAATCAAGGATAACTGCAACACTTTAAGAAAACCTGCCCACTCACAGGAGAGCCAAAGCTGCCCCCGGGGGCCTCTCCCGGGGGGCGGCGCCCCCTGGCCAAGCAAAGCCCCAACAGAAACGAGCAAGAGGAAGTTCAGTAATTACCTTATAATCTAAAAAAAGGAATTGGCCGACGTCTGGTGGTGCCTCGCGTTCATGTGGTTTATGACCTGCACCTTCTGCGCCGCGCTGTAGGGGCAGAAGAGGCAGTGGTAGGGCTTCTCCCCCGTGTGGCGCCGGATGTGCACCTTCAGGTTGGAGGGCTTCGACAGCACCTTCTGGCACCAAGGGCACTCGAGCGGCCCGCCCTTCGCCGCCCTCGCCACGGCAGCGTCTCCCTTTCCCGCGAGGTCCTTCTCGGAGGCCTCCGTTCGGTCCGAGGCTTCCACTCCCCAAGggcctcctcctaaccctcctgctcctcctcctcctcctcctgatcctgcTCCGCCTCCCGCCACCGGTCCCGCCGCGGCGAGGCGCGACTCGACCGCCTTCGAGCCGATCGGCGGAGCACGCGGCGCGCCTTCGGCTCTCGCTTCCTGGGACCTGACGCCGCCCTTGAGCGCGCCGGAATCGCCATGGGGCAGCGGGTAGGGCAGGGCCGAGGGCGAGGCCTTGGGCGCCGGAGGGGTGAAAAGGGCGCCGCTGGAGGAGGACGTCGAGGACTGCGTGCCAGAGGCTTGCCAGGACGCACCGTAGCCAGCGAACCACCTAGCTTGGGGGCGCGGCGCGGCACCGCGGTGTCTCTCctacaagaaaacaaacacacctgGTGACGCTG
This genomic stretch from Penaeus vannamei isolate JL-2024 chromosome 28, ASM4276789v1, whole genome shotgun sequence harbors:
- the LOC113829005 gene encoding protein glass, which gives rise to MTLIYCRAKPHGMTSAQVVRWLRCVLASLWHAVLDVLLQRRPFHPSGAQGLALGPALPAAPWRFRRAQGRRQVPGSESRRRAACSADRLEGGRVAPRRGGTGGGRRSRIRRRRRRSRRVRRRPLGSGSLGPNGGLREGPRGKGRRCRGEGGEGRAARVPLVPEGAVEALQPEGAHPAPHGGEALPLPLLPLQRGAEGAGHKPHEREAPPDVGQFLFLDYKAVGVRNAEGRAPAHPLPPIPLGSPPTCSLTDALLARPQTSPASSALPACNALYPAAMTGTSGLPLQAEGGDEFAHDLATLQKSGGAADGSATLVCPYCGKVSRCLSHLQTHIRIHTGERPYACSYCQFRTTQKVALKEHIYTHTGEKPHVCPHCDFRCAKKCNLNSHIRRHHGAQAAGMHLPESIM